A single region of the Actinoplanes sp. SE50/110 genome encodes:
- a CDS encoding DUF952 domain-containing protein — protein sequence MIVHLCPRSVWESVADSYAGDTLESEGFIHCSDPEWVHVPATLRFRGRTDLVLLEIDPARVDVPVIWEEGVPPGPDGRLFPHIYGPLPVTAVVAVRDFPPLPDGSFAPLRP from the coding sequence ATGATCGTTCACCTCTGCCCCCGGTCGGTCTGGGAGTCGGTTGCCGACAGTTACGCCGGCGACACCCTGGAGTCCGAGGGCTTCATCCACTGCTCCGACCCGGAGTGGGTGCACGTGCCGGCGACGCTGCGCTTCCGCGGCCGCACCGACCTGGTGCTGCTGGAGATCGACCCGGCGCGGGTGGACGTGCCGGTGATCTGGGAGGAGGGCGTCCCGCCGGGGCCGGACGGGCGGCTCTTCCCGCACATCTACGGGCCGTTGCCGGTCACCGCGGTGGTCGCGGTCCGCGACTTCCCGCCGCTGCCGGACGGCAGCTTCGCGCCCCTGCGACCCTGA
- the recG gene encoding ATP-dependent DNA helicase RecG, whose product MTTTDTPLTKVLGAKTAKALAEHLELHTAGDLIYHFPRRYDERGEHTDLRQLEVGEQVTVLAQVQGIGVKPMRQRKGNMLEVTIGDGSGATLTCTFFNQAWRERELTRGRWGLFAGKVTEFRGKRQLNGPAYQLLKVDATQDEAAEEIEEFAGALIPVYPAAQAVPTWVLAKCVRTLLDTFEPPPDPMPAEVRAARNLVGIGTALREIHRPSSDAALYSAKHRLKWDEAFAVQLTLAQRRARAAAAPGTARPRRPGGLLDRFDADLPYELTDGQRSVGEEIAADLARAHPMHRLLQGEVGSGKTLVSVRAMLQVVDAGGQAALLAPTEVLATQHFRGIGAQLGALGRAGELDGDPEGTQLTLVTGSLGAAARRAALAKVADGSAGIVVGTHALLYEGVDFRDLGLIVVDEQHRFGVEQRDALRAKAARPPHVLVMTATPIPRTVAMTVYGDLETSVLSQLPRGRSPIASHVVPALEKPAYLDRAWKRVREEVAAGHQAYVVCPRIGEGPEDESPPSDDEPARRPPLAVTEVLPALRDMYLQGLRIEMLHGKMPPEEKDAVMRRFAAGDVDVLVATTVIEVGVDVPNSTVMIIMDADRFGVSQLHQLRGRVGRGSAPGVCLLHTEAVEGSAARERLDAVAATTDGFKLSEIDLEQRREGDVLGASQSGKHSHLRLLSLLRDEKLIKEARVEAAGLVGDDPDLTRYPALAASVAALVDEDRAEYLEKG is encoded by the coding sequence ATGACCACGACCGACACCCCGCTGACCAAGGTGCTGGGGGCCAAGACGGCGAAGGCGCTGGCCGAGCACCTGGAGCTGCACACGGCCGGCGATCTGATCTACCACTTCCCCCGGCGGTACGACGAGCGCGGCGAGCACACCGACCTGCGGCAGCTGGAGGTCGGCGAGCAGGTCACCGTGCTGGCCCAGGTGCAGGGGATCGGCGTCAAACCGATGCGCCAGCGCAAGGGCAACATGCTGGAGGTGACCATCGGTGACGGCTCCGGGGCCACCCTGACCTGTACATTCTTCAACCAGGCGTGGCGTGAGCGGGAGCTGACCCGGGGCCGCTGGGGGCTGTTCGCCGGCAAGGTCACCGAGTTCCGCGGCAAGCGGCAGCTCAACGGCCCGGCCTATCAGCTGCTCAAGGTGGACGCCACGCAGGACGAGGCGGCCGAGGAGATCGAGGAGTTCGCCGGCGCGCTGATCCCGGTCTATCCGGCCGCCCAGGCGGTGCCCACCTGGGTGCTCGCCAAGTGCGTGCGCACCCTGCTGGACACCTTCGAGCCGCCGCCCGACCCGATGCCCGCCGAGGTCCGGGCGGCGCGCAATCTGGTCGGCATCGGCACCGCCCTGCGGGAGATCCACCGGCCCAGTTCGGACGCCGCGCTCTACTCGGCGAAACACCGCCTGAAGTGGGACGAGGCGTTCGCGGTTCAGCTCACCCTGGCCCAGCGGCGGGCTCGCGCGGCGGCGGCTCCGGGCACGGCCCGGCCGCGCCGCCCCGGTGGTCTGCTGGACAGGTTCGACGCCGATCTGCCGTACGAGTTGACCGACGGCCAGCGATCGGTGGGGGAGGAGATCGCCGCCGATCTGGCCCGGGCGCACCCGATGCACCGGCTGCTGCAGGGCGAGGTGGGTTCGGGCAAGACGCTGGTCTCGGTGCGGGCGATGCTGCAGGTGGTCGACGCCGGTGGGCAGGCCGCCCTGCTGGCACCCACCGAGGTGCTCGCCACCCAGCACTTCCGCGGGATCGGTGCGCAGCTGGGCGCGCTGGGCCGGGCCGGTGAGCTCGACGGTGACCCGGAGGGTACGCAGCTCACCCTGGTGACCGGTTCGCTGGGGGCGGCGGCCCGGCGGGCGGCGCTGGCCAAGGTGGCGGACGGGAGCGCCGGGATCGTGGTCGGCACCCACGCCCTGCTCTACGAGGGGGTCGACTTCCGGGATCTCGGGCTGATCGTGGTCGACGAGCAGCACCGGTTCGGCGTCGAGCAGCGGGACGCGCTGCGCGCCAAGGCCGCCCGGCCGCCGCACGTGCTGGTGATGACCGCCACGCCGATTCCGCGGACGGTGGCCATGACCGTCTACGGCGACCTGGAGACGTCGGTGCTCTCCCAGCTGCCGCGCGGCCGGTCGCCGATCGCCTCGCACGTGGTGCCCGCCCTGGAGAAACCGGCCTACCTCGACCGGGCCTGGAAACGGGTGCGGGAGGAGGTCGCGGCCGGTCATCAGGCGTACGTGGTGTGTCCCCGGATCGGCGAGGGTCCCGAGGACGAGTCGCCTCCGTCGGACGACGAGCCGGCCCGGCGTCCGCCGCTCGCGGTGACCGAGGTGCTGCCGGCGCTGCGGGACATGTATCTCCAGGGTCTGCGGATCGAGATGCTGCACGGCAAGATGCCGCCCGAGGAGAAGGACGCGGTGATGCGCCGGTTCGCCGCCGGCGACGTGGACGTGCTGGTCGCCACCACGGTCATCGAGGTCGGCGTGGACGTGCCGAACAGCACCGTCATGATCATCATGGATGCCGACCGGTTCGGCGTCTCCCAGCTGCACCAGCTGCGCGGCCGGGTGGGCCGGGGCTCGGCGCCGGGCGTCTGCCTGCTGCACACCGAGGCGGTGGAGGGTTCCGCGGCCCGCGAGCGGCTGGATGCGGTGGCCGCCACCACGGACGGCTTCAAACTCTCCGAGATCGACCTGGAGCAGCGCCGCGAGGGGGACGTGCTGGGCGCGTCCCAGTCCGGCAAGCACTCGCATCTGCGGCTGCTGTCGCTGCTCCGGGACGAGAAACTGATCAAGGAGGCCCGGGTCGAGGCGGCCGGGCTGGTCGGCGACGACCCGGACCTCACCCGCTACCCGGCGCTGGCCGCGTCGGTCGCCGCGTTGGTCGACGAGGACCGCGCCGAGTATCTGGAGAAGGGATGA
- a CDS encoding DAK2 domain-containing protein, with amino-acid sequence MLETLDAAAVHRWCDGGLEALRAHQREIDELNVYPVPDGDTGTNLVLTLTAAREAVESALHEEPRTPIGRLMGRMARGALLGARGNSGVIVSQILRGMADAFASAVAVRGAELAHALRQASEAAYAAVARPVEGTVLSVVAAAAEGAGRIGSDSLITVARAAARAAAEALDRTPQQLPELARAGVVDAGGRGLCVLLDALVDTVAETAFSPSPPPVPLPAAPVVEDHCEGHGYEVQYLLEAPPEAVERLRGALAGLGDSLVVVGDPPTWNVHVHVPAEAIGPALEAGVEAGRPYRISVTPLAGKRPGAESRGAVVVAAGDGLTALFEAEGAVVVGRNPSTAEMLAAVRACAAAAVVLLPNDANTLAVATAAAREAEATGLRVSVVPTRSPVQALAALAVRDHSRPFADDVIAMAEAAGACRYGEVCTAQRDALTVAGPCRAGDLLGLVDGEVHVIGADLTDVSHRLLDRMLGGGGELVTLVLGADAPAELADDLRGHVHRIWPFIELQCYAGGQPRYHLLAGVE; translated from the coding sequence GTGCTGGAGACCCTCGATGCCGCCGCCGTGCACCGCTGGTGCGACGGTGGGCTGGAGGCGCTCCGGGCCCACCAGCGCGAGATCGACGAGCTGAACGTCTACCCGGTGCCCGACGGGGACACCGGCACCAACCTGGTGCTCACCCTCACCGCCGCACGGGAGGCGGTCGAGTCCGCCCTGCACGAGGAGCCGCGTACGCCGATCGGCCGGCTGATGGGCCGGATGGCGCGCGGCGCGCTGCTCGGGGCCCGGGGCAACTCCGGGGTGATCGTGTCGCAGATCCTGCGCGGCATGGCCGACGCGTTCGCCAGCGCGGTCGCCGTCCGCGGCGCCGAGCTGGCGCACGCGCTGCGGCAGGCCAGCGAGGCGGCTTACGCGGCGGTGGCCCGCCCGGTGGAGGGCACCGTGCTCTCGGTCGTCGCGGCCGCCGCCGAGGGCGCCGGGCGGATCGGGTCGGACAGTCTGATCACCGTCGCCCGGGCGGCCGCGCGGGCGGCCGCCGAGGCGCTCGATCGGACGCCGCAGCAGCTTCCCGAGCTGGCCCGGGCGGGCGTGGTGGACGCCGGTGGGCGCGGCCTGTGCGTGCTGCTGGACGCCCTGGTGGACACGGTGGCGGAGACGGCGTTCTCACCCTCGCCGCCGCCGGTTCCGCTGCCGGCCGCCCCGGTCGTCGAGGACCACTGCGAGGGCCACGGCTACGAGGTCCAGTATCTGCTGGAGGCGCCCCCCGAGGCGGTGGAGCGACTGCGCGGTGCCCTGGCCGGGCTGGGCGACTCGCTGGTCGTGGTCGGCGATCCGCCCACGTGGAACGTGCACGTCCACGTCCCCGCCGAGGCGATCGGCCCGGCGCTGGAGGCGGGTGTCGAGGCGGGCCGGCCGTACCGGATCAGTGTCACCCCGCTGGCCGGGAAGCGGCCCGGCGCCGAGTCGCGCGGCGCGGTGGTCGTCGCCGCCGGCGACGGCCTGACCGCGCTCTTCGAGGCCGAGGGCGCGGTGGTGGTCGGCCGCAACCCGTCCACCGCCGAGATGCTGGCCGCGGTGCGCGCCTGTGCCGCCGCCGCCGTGGTGCTGCTGCCCAACGACGCGAACACGCTCGCCGTGGCCACCGCCGCGGCCCGCGAGGCGGAGGCCACCGGGCTGCGGGTCAGCGTGGTGCCGACCCGCTCGCCGGTGCAGGCGCTGGCCGCCCTCGCGGTGCGTGACCACTCCCGCCCGTTCGCCGACGACGTGATCGCGATGGCCGAGGCGGCCGGCGCCTGCCGCTACGGCGAGGTCTGCACCGCCCAGCGCGACGCCCTGACGGTGGCCGGCCCGTGCCGCGCCGGCGACCTGCTCGGCCTGGTCGACGGCGAGGTGCACGTGATCGGCGCCGATCTGACCGACGTCAGTCACCGCCTGCTCGACCGGATGCTGGGCGGCGGCGGCGAGCTGGTCACCCTGGTCCTCGGCGCGGACGCGCCGGCCGAGCTGGCGGACGACCTGCGGGGCCACGTGCACCGCATCTGGCCGTTCATCGAGCTGCAGTGCTACGCCGGCGGCCAGCCCCGCTACCACCTGCTGGCAGGAGTGGAATGA
- the rpmB gene encoding 50S ribosomal protein L28, with the protein MASVCDVCGKGPGFGHNVSFSHRRTNRRWNPNIQSVRTPAGGGTTKKLNVCTSCIKAGKVARA; encoded by the coding sequence GTGGCTAGCGTGTGCGACGTCTGTGGCAAGGGACCGGGCTTCGGCCACAACGTGTCCTTCTCGCACCGGCGGACCAACCGCCGCTGGAACCCGAACATCCAGTCGGTGCGCACTCCGGCCGGTGGCGGGACGACCAAGAAGCTCAACGTGTGCACCTCGTGCATCAAGGCCGGCAAGGTTGCCCGCGCCTGA
- a CDS encoding GNAT family N-acetyltransferase: protein MVQIKIRTARFDEPEVVELVAENMRDLAERYGGTGDDTPIRAADFLAPDGAFLVAVRADDGALVGSAGWRRHGTDAELKRMFTRAAARGLGVARRMLAAIEESAREAGCERVILETGDRQPEAIALYESAGYVRIEDFGYYKGHEGVLSYGKKI, encoded by the coding sequence GTGGTGCAGATCAAGATCAGGACGGCTCGGTTCGACGAGCCGGAGGTGGTGGAACTGGTCGCGGAGAACATGCGCGACCTCGCCGAGCGGTATGGCGGCACGGGCGACGACACGCCGATCCGGGCGGCCGACTTCCTTGCGCCGGACGGTGCGTTCCTCGTGGCCGTCCGGGCCGACGACGGTGCCCTGGTGGGCAGCGCCGGGTGGCGGCGGCACGGAACGGACGCCGAGCTCAAGCGGATGTTCACCCGGGCCGCGGCGCGCGGGCTCGGGGTGGCCCGGCGGATGCTGGCGGCGATCGAGGAGTCGGCCCGGGAGGCCGGCTGCGAACGGGTGATCCTGGAGACCGGGGACCGGCAGCCGGAGGCGATCGCGCTGTACGAGTCGGCCGGATACGTGCGGATCGAGGACTTCGGCTACTACAAGGGGCACGAGGGCGTGCTCTCGTACGGCAAGAAGATCTAG
- a CDS encoding thiamine-phosphate kinase: protein MSIAESGEFGLIGRIVSRLDAGSATLLGPGDDAAVVRAADSRVVASTDVLVEGRHFRRDWCGPQDVGHRAAAANLADIAAMGATPTALLVALCVPAGLDAGWAEGLADGLTAEAALCGAAVVGGDMSASPTLTVAVTALGDLGGLDPVRRSGAQPGDILALSGRIGYAAAGYTVLSRGFRTPKMLVEAYRRPAVRYAAGPEAARLGATSMIDVSDGLLQDAGHLADASVVAIDIRSDAFEVPDQMRDAAKALGVDPYQWILAGGDDHPLAATFPAGTRLPEGWREIGSVHDGSGVTVDRKPWSGPLGWDHFR, encoded by the coding sequence GTGAGCATCGCAGAGTCCGGTGAATTCGGACTAATTGGTCGAATTGTGTCGCGACTCGACGCCGGTTCGGCCACCCTGCTCGGTCCCGGCGACGACGCGGCGGTGGTGCGCGCGGCCGACAGCCGGGTGGTGGCCTCCACCGACGTGCTCGTCGAGGGACGGCACTTCCGCCGCGACTGGTGCGGCCCGCAGGACGTCGGGCATCGCGCCGCCGCGGCCAACCTGGCCGACATCGCCGCGATGGGCGCCACCCCGACCGCGCTGCTGGTCGCGCTCTGCGTGCCGGCCGGCCTGGACGCCGGCTGGGCCGAGGGCCTGGCCGACGGGCTCACCGCCGAGGCGGCGCTCTGCGGGGCGGCCGTGGTCGGCGGCGACATGTCGGCCAGCCCCACACTCACCGTCGCGGTCACCGCGCTGGGCGACCTCGGCGGGCTCGACCCGGTCCGCCGCTCCGGCGCCCAGCCCGGCGACATCCTCGCCCTGTCCGGGCGGATCGGCTACGCGGCGGCCGGTTACACCGTGCTGTCCCGCGGCTTCCGGACCCCGAAGATGCTGGTCGAGGCGTACCGCCGGCCGGCCGTGCGGTACGCCGCCGGCCCCGAGGCGGCCCGGCTCGGCGCCACCTCGATGATCGACGTCTCGGACGGCCTGCTGCAGGACGCCGGGCACCTGGCCGACGCCAGTGTGGTGGCGATCGACATCCGGTCGGACGCCTTCGAGGTGCCCGATCAGATGCGGGACGCGGCCAAGGCGCTGGGGGTGGACCCCTACCAGTGGATCCTGGCCGGTGGCGACGATCATCCCCTGGCCGCGACCTTCCCGGCGGGGACCCGGCTGCCCGAGGGGTGGCGGGAGATCGGCTCGGTGCACGACGGATCCGGCGTCACCGTCGACCGCAAGCCGTGGTCCGGGCCGCTGGGCTGGGATCACTTTCGTTAG
- a CDS encoding Lrp/AsnC family transcriptional regulator, producing the protein MVQAYILIQTEVGKARDVAAAIEKIPGVVRVDAVTGPYDVVVLTEAHNVDELGTLIVSKVQYVPGITRTLTCSVVNL; encoded by the coding sequence GTGGTCCAGGCATACATCCTCATTCAAACCGAGGTCGGTAAGGCCCGTGACGTGGCCGCGGCGATCGAGAAAATCCCGGGGGTGGTCCGAGTCGACGCGGTCACCGGCCCGTACGACGTGGTCGTACTGACCGAGGCGCACAACGTGGACGAATTGGGCACCCTGATTGTGAGCAAGGTCCAGTACGTGCCGGGTATCACCCGGACCCTCACGTGCTCCGTGGTAAACCTCTGA
- a CDS encoding DUF3515 family protein has protein sequence MVDVDTPAKPDDSTPDNTTRVAAIWATAIAVPVVLIVGLVAYLQISRSTTPAADPAPSASGPAVVPTTPVRVDAPELDARAAQVCLAVTSQLPARIRNLPARKVSAGPEQNAAYGEPAITVACGVTRPWMCEKADDTSGTCVPLVADLLLMDQVCWYYTEGAGKTVFTTMDREVPVQVTVPATYDKRAQWANEFSDIVLKTDKSITAGVPNGCDPGR, from the coding sequence ATGGTCGACGTCGACACCCCCGCGAAACCGGACGACAGCACGCCGGACAACACCACCCGGGTCGCCGCCATCTGGGCGACCGCGATCGCGGTGCCGGTGGTCCTGATCGTGGGGCTCGTCGCCTACCTGCAGATCAGTAGGTCGACGACGCCGGCGGCCGACCCGGCGCCGTCGGCGAGCGGCCCGGCCGTGGTGCCCACCACCCCGGTCCGGGTCGACGCGCCCGAGCTGGACGCCCGGGCCGCCCAGGTGTGCCTGGCGGTCACCTCGCAGCTGCCGGCCCGGATCCGGAACCTGCCGGCCCGCAAGGTCAGCGCCGGCCCGGAGCAGAACGCGGCGTACGGCGAGCCCGCGATCACCGTGGCCTGCGGGGTCACCCGGCCCTGGATGTGCGAGAAGGCCGACGACACCTCCGGCACGTGCGTGCCGCTGGTCGCCGACCTTCTGCTGATGGACCAGGTCTGCTGGTATTACACCGAGGGCGCCGGCAAGACCGTCTTCACCACGATGGACCGAGAGGTCCCGGTGCAGGTGACCGTGCCGGCGACGTACGACAAGCGGGCCCAGTGGGCCAACGAGTTCTCCGACATCGTGCTGAAGACCGACAAGTCGATCACCGCCGGCGTGCCGAACGGGTGCGACCCGGGCCGTTAG
- a CDS encoding D-alanine--D-alanine ligase family protein, with translation MTTPRKTRVAIVFGGRSTEHAISCVSAGAILGALDPDQYETVPVGITREGRWVLAAGDPAQLAIAGERLPEITAGSGSAVVLPADPTAAELIVRDPADGVAELAELAGVDVVFPVLHGAYGEDGTIQGMLEMAGIPYVGANVFASAAAMDKEFTKKLAAAEGIPVGPYAVLRAGMSLTEADKERLGLPVFVKPSRAGSSTGITKVTDWADLDAAITKAREIDPKVLVEAAIVGSEIECGVLEGEFGGPPQASLLAEIHMDGADWYDFATKYLVGSRYTIPAALPHDLTRQVQEYALRTFTALDCAGLARVDFFVTAAGEVYLNEINTMPGMTPTSMFPQMWAATGLEYPKVVDRLIRTALRRGTGLH, from the coding sequence GTGACAACCCCCCGGAAGACCCGTGTCGCGATCGTGTTCGGCGGACGCAGCACTGAGCACGCCATTTCCTGCGTGAGCGCGGGTGCCATCCTGGGTGCGCTCGACCCCGATCAGTACGAGACCGTCCCGGTCGGAATCACCCGGGAGGGTCGCTGGGTGCTCGCCGCCGGAGATCCGGCGCAGCTCGCCATCGCCGGTGAGCGGCTGCCCGAGATCACCGCCGGCTCGGGCAGCGCGGTGGTGCTTCCCGCCGACCCGACCGCCGCCGAGCTGATCGTGCGCGACCCGGCCGACGGCGTCGCCGAGCTCGCCGAGCTCGCCGGGGTCGATGTGGTCTTCCCGGTGCTGCACGGGGCGTACGGGGAGGACGGCACCATCCAGGGCATGCTGGAGATGGCCGGGATTCCGTACGTGGGGGCCAACGTCTTCGCCTCGGCCGCCGCCATGGACAAGGAGTTCACCAAGAAGCTGGCCGCCGCCGAGGGCATCCCGGTCGGGCCGTACGCGGTGCTCCGGGCCGGCATGTCGCTCACCGAGGCGGACAAGGAGCGGCTCGGGCTGCCGGTGTTCGTGAAGCCGTCGCGGGCCGGGTCGTCGACCGGCATCACCAAGGTCACCGACTGGGCCGACCTGGACGCGGCGATCACCAAGGCCCGTGAGATCGACCCCAAGGTGCTCGTCGAGGCGGCGATCGTCGGCAGCGAGATCGAGTGCGGCGTGCTGGAGGGTGAGTTCGGCGGGCCGCCGCAGGCGTCGCTGCTCGCCGAGATCCACATGGACGGCGCCGACTGGTACGACTTCGCGACGAAATACCTGGTGGGAAGCCGCTACACGATCCCGGCCGCGCTGCCGCACGATCTGACCCGGCAGGTCCAGGAGTACGCGCTGCGCACCTTCACCGCGCTGGACTGCGCCGGCCTGGCCCGGGTCGACTTCTTCGTCACCGCGGCCGGCGAGGTCTACCTCAACGAGATCAACACGATGCCGGGGATGACGCCGACCTCGATGTTCCCGCAGATGTGGGCGGCCACCGGCCTGGAGTACCCGAAGGTGGTCGACCGGCTGATCCGCACCGCCCTGCGACGCGGCACCGGCCTGCACTAA
- a CDS encoding cystathionine gamma-lyase, which yields MSYSDGTRSVHAGLPAPEVGQPFLPGPVFAAPYHLDPVTGPGRHGYARTEQPTRQALEAAIGELEGGPALAFASGQAAITAALLAVLKAGDRVALPGDGYFPVRAFAHGALTDLGVTSVLVPTAGPYPDFTGLRLVMLETPANPGLDVADIRAVAAAAHAAGALLAVDNTAATPLGQNPLALGADLVVASGTKALTGHSDLLLGYVAATDRELLAKVETWRKLTGGVPGAFDCWLAHRSIATMDLRLARQSENAAAVADLLVSRSEVTGVRWPGLPSDPSYAVASVQMRRVPGIVSFDLGSAERVARFLSAAKLVFAATSFGGVHTTADRRAQFGDDTPPGFVRFSCGIEDTADLIADVTQALDAAR from the coding sequence GTGAGCTACTCCGACGGCACCCGCTCCGTCCACGCCGGCCTGCCCGCGCCCGAGGTGGGGCAGCCGTTCCTGCCCGGGCCGGTCTTCGCGGCGCCCTACCACCTGGACCCGGTCACCGGGCCGGGTCGCCACGGGTATGCGCGCACCGAGCAGCCGACCAGACAGGCCCTGGAGGCCGCGATCGGCGAGTTGGAGGGCGGTCCGGCACTGGCCTTCGCCAGCGGCCAGGCGGCCATCACGGCGGCGCTGCTGGCGGTGCTGAAAGCCGGCGACCGGGTGGCGCTTCCCGGCGACGGCTATTTCCCGGTCCGCGCGTTCGCCCACGGCGCCCTGACCGACCTGGGCGTGACGAGTGTGCTGGTGCCCACCGCCGGGCCGTACCCGGACTTCACCGGTCTGCGGCTGGTGATGCTGGAGACGCCGGCCAACCCGGGCCTGGACGTCGCCGACATCCGGGCGGTGGCCGCCGCCGCGCACGCGGCCGGCGCGCTGCTCGCGGTCGACAACACCGCCGCCACCCCGCTCGGGCAGAACCCGCTGGCCCTCGGCGCCGACCTGGTCGTGGCGTCCGGCACCAAGGCCCTGACCGGCCACTCCGACCTGCTGCTCGGCTACGTCGCGGCGACCGACCGCGAGCTGCTGGCCAAGGTCGAGACGTGGCGGAAACTGACCGGTGGCGTGCCCGGCGCGTTCGACTGCTGGCTGGCCCACCGGTCGATCGCCACGATGGACCTGCGGCTGGCCCGGCAGAGCGAGAACGCCGCCGCGGTCGCCGATCTGCTGGTGAGCCGCTCCGAGGTGACCGGGGTGCGCTGGCCCGGCCTCCCGAGCGATCCGTCGTACGCGGTGGCCAGTGTCCAGATGCGCCGGGTGCCCGGCATCGTCTCGTTCGACCTGGGCAGCGCCGAGCGGGTGGCCCGGTTCCTGTCGGCGGCGAAACTGGTCTTCGCGGCCACCTCGTTCGGCGGCGTGCACACCACGGCCGACCGGCGCGCCCAGTTCGGCGACGACACCCCGCCGGGCTTCGTCCGCTTCTCCTGCGGCATCGAGGACACCGCCGACCTGATCGCCGACGTCACCCAGGCGCTGGACGCCGCACGGTGA
- a CDS encoding NAD(P)H-dependent glycerol-3-phosphate dehydrogenase: MRAAVIGSGAWGTAFAKVLGEAGSEVTMWARRGSVAAEIRDEHGNEGSLPGVRLSKRITATTDLAEAVDGAELIAIAVPSQTLRGNLADWAGYFPGDATVVSLMKGIELGTLKRMSEVIVETAGVPAERVVVVSGPNVAPEIAAGQPTATVVAGADEDRAKQVQHALATPYFRPYTSDDVIGCELGGATKNVIALAYGMAISIGLGDNTRASLITRGLAETARLGVALGADPLTFAGLAGLGDLVASCSSPLARNRMFGEHLGRGESLEQAQIATRQTAEGVKSCLSIRDLARSHGVEMPIVEQVERVCHEGADPRVAVKLLMTREMKPE; the protein is encoded by the coding sequence ATGAGGGCCGCCGTCATCGGATCCGGAGCCTGGGGCACCGCGTTCGCCAAGGTGCTGGGCGAGGCCGGCTCCGAGGTGACCATGTGGGCCCGGCGCGGGTCGGTGGCCGCCGAGATCCGGGACGAGCACGGCAACGAGGGCTCGCTGCCCGGCGTCCGGTTGTCGAAGCGGATCACCGCGACCACCGATCTGGCCGAGGCGGTCGACGGCGCCGAGCTGATCGCGATCGCGGTGCCGTCCCAGACGCTGCGCGGCAACCTCGCCGACTGGGCCGGCTACTTCCCCGGCGACGCCACCGTCGTGTCCCTGATGAAGGGCATCGAGCTGGGCACGCTCAAGCGGATGAGCGAGGTGATCGTGGAGACCGCGGGCGTGCCGGCCGAGCGCGTGGTGGTGGTCTCCGGGCCGAACGTGGCCCCCGAGATCGCCGCCGGGCAGCCCACCGCGACCGTGGTGGCCGGCGCCGACGAGGACCGCGCCAAGCAGGTGCAGCACGCCCTGGCCACGCCGTATTTCCGGCCGTACACCAGCGACGACGTGATCGGCTGCGAGCTCGGCGGGGCGACCAAGAACGTGATCGCCCTGGCCTACGGGATGGCGATCTCGATCGGCCTCGGTGACAACACCCGGGCCTCGTTGATCACCCGTGGTCTCGCCGAGACCGCGCGGCTCGGGGTGGCCCTCGGGGCCGACCCGCTCACCTTCGCCGGCCTGGCCGGGCTCGGCGACCTGGTCGCCTCCTGCTCGTCCCCGCTGGCCCGCAATCGGATGTTCGGCGAGCACCTGGGCCGGGGCGAGAGCCTGGAGCAGGCGCAGATCGCCACCCGGCAGACCGCCGAGGGGGTGAAGAGCTGCCTGTCCATCCGCGACCTGGCCCGCTCGCACGGGGTCGAGATGCCCATCGTCGAGCAGGTCGAGCGGGTCTGTCACGAGGGCGCCGACCCGCGGGTCGCGGTGAAACTGCTGATGACACGAGAGATGAAACCCGAGTGA
- a CDS encoding 1-acyl-sn-glycerol-3-phosphate acyltransferase gives MAQHRLGFWQRFAVMLVVPVMTVWTKRTWLRMDRIPQAGGVILVPNHVSHFDPLVVAHYIYKAGRWPRFLGKASLWRVPIVGPLLVKTKQVPVERGSVEAVKSLESLVDALTDGGAVVIYPEGTTTREPDLWPMRGKTGAARLALLTGAPVVPIANWGAQRVFDPRTNKLKLTRAGVTVTTGDPIDLSRWAGAEPTRAVLDEMTDHIMLGIRDLLGTIRDGEAPALYDRPARRVTKSEDA, from the coding sequence GTGGCGCAGCACAGGCTCGGATTCTGGCAGCGTTTCGCGGTGATGCTGGTGGTCCCCGTCATGACCGTCTGGACGAAGCGGACCTGGCTGAGGATGGACCGCATCCCGCAGGCGGGCGGGGTGATCCTGGTCCCCAACCACGTCTCGCACTTCGACCCGCTGGTCGTGGCGCACTACATCTACAAGGCCGGGCGCTGGCCCCGGTTCCTCGGCAAGGCCAGCCTGTGGCGGGTCCCGATCGTGGGACCACTGTTGGTCAAGACCAAGCAGGTCCCGGTCGAACGAGGCAGTGTGGAGGCGGTGAAATCCCTGGAGTCGCTGGTCGACGCGCTCACCGACGGCGGCGCCGTGGTCATCTATCCGGAGGGCACCACGACCCGCGAGCCCGACCTGTGGCCGATGCGCGGCAAGACCGGCGCGGCCCGGCTGGCGCTGCTCACCGGCGCCCCGGTGGTGCCGATCGCGAACTGGGGAGCGCAGCGCGTCTTCGACCCGCGCACCAACAAGCTCAAGCTGACCCGGGCCGGGGTCACCGTCACCACCGGCGACCCGATCGACCTGAGCCGGTGGGCCGGCGCCGAGCCGACCCGCGCGGTCCTCGACGAGATGACCGACCACATCATGCTCGGCATCCGTGATCTGCTGGGCACGATCCGCGACGGCGAGGCGCCGGCGCTCTACGACCGGCCCGCTCGGCGGGTCACGAAATCGGAGGACGCGTGA